A single window of Paroedura picta isolate Pp20150507F chromosome 8, Ppicta_v3.0, whole genome shotgun sequence DNA harbors:
- the GPRIN2 gene encoding G protein-regulated inducer of neurite outgrowth 2 isoform X2: MANHQLHTHSGQETLNSVCHDAPSSSYHILSKSSSNLAGIGRTDFGGRQGGKQELRKSFSSSACQARPRDPDAESTPSSEWSSTHSEIASTVRTVSSLSPSDSTRSGPKSTNHFLSVDKSSEPTEITDARMHMESRAVKVCPAYGANPQPARTMEDLGAAFQRSLSDLPCHCGQRIPTPHMETSATYSAMSSNSASGASTGNLAFQRPRYDSNVYRNAPDYQSHRTQIPSLPRDPNVPAHIFEEVSHNQVFPDPGTYSTTVLGAHTPRDNLSNSAMYAQGGIVYSNFSAGMCPPGMVAIQNSPAQPYNMRHEPAMKVDGTSPSYGHSLPIPSLQFMPRLVCSVSESGKEQASPGCCPPLPAPGIATLPKLVSSVSESGLDAKRILRCNSGRGEHASQAQPYIHQGGPQQERKTTYVVLNSRQNGTEVVLKTKDTWTMTSMNDMIHGSQPPLQCKDAGVQTLPTKECKSVATSPSIVVEEHPHVYPEEHPQVYPEEHPRVYPEEHHPEEHPHVYPEEHHPEEHPHVYPEVSLEPEAEGEKSPVREVRWDDEGMTWEVYGAEVDPEELGLAIQKHLEVQIEQLQLESMTASRKSTDEVMPDKDEKRMSFRTMMYCLRNPSCCASSNTVVE; this comes from the coding sequence ATGGCAAATCACCAGCTTCATACCCATTCTGGTCAAGAAACCTTAAACTCAGTCTGCCATGATGCCCCAAGTTCCAGCTACCACATTCTTTCTAAGAGCTCTTCAAACCTGGCAGGCATCGGGCGAACGGATTTTGGGGGAAGGCAGGGTGGTAAACAGGAGCTCCGGAAAAGCTTCAGCAGTTCTGCCTGCCAAGCCCGGCCGAGGGACCCCGATGCCGAGAGCACACCGAGTTCCGAATGGTCATCGACACACTCTGAAATCGCATCCACCGTCAGGACCGTGAGCAGCTTGTCTCCGAGTGACAGCACTCGGAGCGGCCCCAAGAGCACCAACCACTTCCTGTCTGTCGACAAGTCGTCGGAACCTACGGAAATAACAGATGCTAGAATGCACATGGAGAGCAGAGCTGTAAAGGTGTGTCCAGCATATGGTGCAAATCCACAACCTGCACGTACAATGGAAGACTTGGGAGCTGCATTCCAGAGAAGTCTTTCTgacctgccctgccactgtgggCAGcggattcccaccccccacatggaAACCAGCGCCACCTACTCAGCCATGAGTTCCAACAGTGCCTCTGGAGCTTCCACAGGCAACCTGGCTTTCCAAAGACCAAGATATGACTCAAACGTGTATAGAAACGCCCCTGATTATCAGAGTCACAGAACACAGATCCCAAGCTTGCCTAGAGACCCAAATGTGCCTGCTCACATCTTTGAGGAAGTATCACATAATCAGGTTTTTCCAGACCCTGGAACATACAGCACCACTGTCCTTGGGGCTCACACACCTAGAGATAACCTCTCAAACTCAGCAATGTATGCTCAAGGTGGAATTGTGTACAGTAACTTTTCAGCTGGTATGTGCCCGCCTGGGATGGTGGCCATTCAgaacagcccagcccagccctatAACATGAGACACGAGCCTGCGATGAAGGTGGACGGCACCAGCCCATCCTACGGCCATTCCTTGCCCATACCTTCTCTTCAATTCATGCCAAGGCTAGTCTGTTCGGTCAGTGAATCAGGAAAAGAACAAGCCAGCCCTGGATGTTGTCCTCCTTTGCCCGCTCCTGGGATAGCGACCCTTCCAAAGTTGGTGTCCTCTGTTAGTGAATCTGGCCTGGATGCAAAGCGAATCTTGAGATGCAATAGCGGGCGTGGGGAACATGCATCACAAGCTCAGCCTTACATCCACCAGGGTGGTCCCCAACAGGAAAGGAAGACGACCTACGTGGTGTTGAACAGCCGCCAAAATGGCACGGAGGTGGTCCTGAAAACGAAAGACACATGGACAATGACCTCGATGAATGACATGATCCATGGCTCGCAGCCTCCCCTTCAGTGCAAAGACGCCGGAGTACAAACCCTCCCCACTAAGGAGTGTAAGTCTGTGGCCACGAGTCCCTCCATTGTAGTGGAAGAGCACCCCCATGTCTATCCAGAAGAGCACCCCCAGGTCTATCCAGAAGAGCACCCCCGTGTCTATCCAGAAGAGCACCATCCAGAAGAGCACCCCCATGTCTATCCAGAAGAGCACCATCCAGAAGAGCACCCCCATGTCTATCCAGAGGTTAGTTTGGAACCTgaagcagaaggggaaaaatcTCCAGTGCGGGAAGTGAGATGGGATGACGAAGGCATGACGTGGGAAGTCTACGGGGCAGAAGTCGATCCGGAAGAGCTTGGGCTGGCCATTCAGAAACACCTGGAGGTTCAGATCGAACAGTTGCAGCTGGAATCTATGACCGCCTCTAGGAAAAGCACTGATGAAGTCATGCCGGATAAAGACGAAAAGAGAATGTCCTTTAGAACAATGATGT
- the GPRIN2 gene encoding G protein-regulated inducer of neurite outgrowth 2 isoform X1, which yields MEVQQQDLSSDMANHQLHTHSGQETLNSVCHDAPSSSYHILSKSSSNLAGIGRTDFGGRQGGKQELRKSFSSSACQARPRDPDAESTPSSEWSSTHSEIASTVRTVSSLSPSDSTRSGPKSTNHFLSVDKSSEPTEITDARMHMESRAVKVCPAYGANPQPARTMEDLGAAFQRSLSDLPCHCGQRIPTPHMETSATYSAMSSNSASGASTGNLAFQRPRYDSNVYRNAPDYQSHRTQIPSLPRDPNVPAHIFEEVSHNQVFPDPGTYSTTVLGAHTPRDNLSNSAMYAQGGIVYSNFSAGMCPPGMVAIQNSPAQPYNMRHEPAMKVDGTSPSYGHSLPIPSLQFMPRLVCSVSESGKEQASPGCCPPLPAPGIATLPKLVSSVSESGLDAKRILRCNSGRGEHASQAQPYIHQGGPQQERKTTYVVLNSRQNGTEVVLKTKDTWTMTSMNDMIHGSQPPLQCKDAGVQTLPTKECKSVATSPSIVVEEHPHVYPEEHPQVYPEEHPRVYPEEHHPEEHPHVYPEEHHPEEHPHVYPEVSLEPEAEGEKSPVREVRWDDEGMTWEVYGAEVDPEELGLAIQKHLEVQIEQLQLESMTASRKSTDEVMPDKDEKRMSFRTMMYCLRNPSCCASSNTVVE from the coding sequence ACCTGTCATCTGACATGGCAAATCACCAGCTTCATACCCATTCTGGTCAAGAAACCTTAAACTCAGTCTGCCATGATGCCCCAAGTTCCAGCTACCACATTCTTTCTAAGAGCTCTTCAAACCTGGCAGGCATCGGGCGAACGGATTTTGGGGGAAGGCAGGGTGGTAAACAGGAGCTCCGGAAAAGCTTCAGCAGTTCTGCCTGCCAAGCCCGGCCGAGGGACCCCGATGCCGAGAGCACACCGAGTTCCGAATGGTCATCGACACACTCTGAAATCGCATCCACCGTCAGGACCGTGAGCAGCTTGTCTCCGAGTGACAGCACTCGGAGCGGCCCCAAGAGCACCAACCACTTCCTGTCTGTCGACAAGTCGTCGGAACCTACGGAAATAACAGATGCTAGAATGCACATGGAGAGCAGAGCTGTAAAGGTGTGTCCAGCATATGGTGCAAATCCACAACCTGCACGTACAATGGAAGACTTGGGAGCTGCATTCCAGAGAAGTCTTTCTgacctgccctgccactgtgggCAGcggattcccaccccccacatggaAACCAGCGCCACCTACTCAGCCATGAGTTCCAACAGTGCCTCTGGAGCTTCCACAGGCAACCTGGCTTTCCAAAGACCAAGATATGACTCAAACGTGTATAGAAACGCCCCTGATTATCAGAGTCACAGAACACAGATCCCAAGCTTGCCTAGAGACCCAAATGTGCCTGCTCACATCTTTGAGGAAGTATCACATAATCAGGTTTTTCCAGACCCTGGAACATACAGCACCACTGTCCTTGGGGCTCACACACCTAGAGATAACCTCTCAAACTCAGCAATGTATGCTCAAGGTGGAATTGTGTACAGTAACTTTTCAGCTGGTATGTGCCCGCCTGGGATGGTGGCCATTCAgaacagcccagcccagccctatAACATGAGACACGAGCCTGCGATGAAGGTGGACGGCACCAGCCCATCCTACGGCCATTCCTTGCCCATACCTTCTCTTCAATTCATGCCAAGGCTAGTCTGTTCGGTCAGTGAATCAGGAAAAGAACAAGCCAGCCCTGGATGTTGTCCTCCTTTGCCCGCTCCTGGGATAGCGACCCTTCCAAAGTTGGTGTCCTCTGTTAGTGAATCTGGCCTGGATGCAAAGCGAATCTTGAGATGCAATAGCGGGCGTGGGGAACATGCATCACAAGCTCAGCCTTACATCCACCAGGGTGGTCCCCAACAGGAAAGGAAGACGACCTACGTGGTGTTGAACAGCCGCCAAAATGGCACGGAGGTGGTCCTGAAAACGAAAGACACATGGACAATGACCTCGATGAATGACATGATCCATGGCTCGCAGCCTCCCCTTCAGTGCAAAGACGCCGGAGTACAAACCCTCCCCACTAAGGAGTGTAAGTCTGTGGCCACGAGTCCCTCCATTGTAGTGGAAGAGCACCCCCATGTCTATCCAGAAGAGCACCCCCAGGTCTATCCAGAAGAGCACCCCCGTGTCTATCCAGAAGAGCACCATCCAGAAGAGCACCCCCATGTCTATCCAGAAGAGCACCATCCAGAAGAGCACCCCCATGTCTATCCAGAGGTTAGTTTGGAACCTgaagcagaaggggaaaaatcTCCAGTGCGGGAAGTGAGATGGGATGACGAAGGCATGACGTGGGAAGTCTACGGGGCAGAAGTCGATCCGGAAGAGCTTGGGCTGGCCATTCAGAAACACCTGGAGGTTCAGATCGAACAGTTGCAGCTGGAATCTATGACCGCCTCTAGGAAAAGCACTGATGAAGTCATGCCGGATAAAGACGAAAAGAGAATGTCCTTTAGAACAATGATGT